Sequence from the Prunus persica cultivar Lovell chromosome G5, Prunus_persica_NCBIv2, whole genome shotgun sequence genome:
GAAAATTCAAGAACTGAACAAACCTCAACAATCTCGTGGGCTGTCTTCATATCTAATGCTAGCACCTCATGGAACTTGAGCCTCACCAGCTCCTCCTTCCTCCACGTATCATGAATCTTCTCCAGCACGGCCTGCGTGATCCCGGCCTTAGGCACACTGATCCTTTCCCTAAGCACCATGCCCATTCTCCTCAACCGCTTCAGCTCCTCGTCCTCAATTGTCAATTCTGCCAATGACGGAGCTTTCACTCTCCTCTTCCTCAATCCTTTCACCTCCTCTTCTTCACTTATTTCGTCCTCCTTCTCCCATGGCAGTGCCACCTCATCATTGCTCTTCTGCTCGGCCAATACATAATCGGGCCGGACCCACTCGCGCTGTAACAAATCGCCGAGCTTCTCTTCTCCGCTTTCGGCCGGCTGCATTGAATCCTGACCGTCCAATCCAAGACCGTCGTCTTCTTCCTCATCGTCGGACCCTAACCCTAGGTTCCGCAACCTAAGCACGATTCTCTCAATCGCACTCTGGCCTTTGTTCTTATCAAAGTATCGAGTGGTGTTTGCTTTAACGGCTTGGTCACGGCCGTGCGATTCGTTTACCTTTTCGTTGACTTTTTGGCAGGGTAATTCGGCCGGAGAGTTTCGAGGGGGCCACGTGTTGAGCCAAGGAGCGGAGGGGGGTTTGGATTTGTGTGAGGGTTTGGCGTTCGGGTTTCCGCTGTGTTCGGTGGCtttgagagaagagaagggtttAAGGAGGCGAAATGACGGTTTTGAGGCTGAGAAGAGGAAGTTGAGAGAGGAGGATGAGTGAGAAGTGAGTGGGAGTGAGCTCCTCAGTGGCATTTCGGAAATTTTCGCGGTTGTGAAGGCCATTGTAGTGAGTAAGAAGTAGATTGAGCTTATTGTCTCTGCTGCTGATGGTGGTGTTCGATTTTCTCTAACATTCTCTGATTGCTCGGAACTGAGAAAATTGTGGAGAGAAGGGAGGTTGCAGAAGACTGTCCCTGTAGTTACAGTTGGGgggaagaaagaagatgatAAGATATTTCTGGGAAAATTTCGGATATGTttctttctatatatatacctatgGAATTTGATTGGGAGGGCGCGTCTGTAATTTTATCGGTGGAGCACTCCTCGTGATTTACATTACATGGacaattgattttgagagtttctttttcttttcttttttcttctttttattttttattttttgaagtaATGTTAAATACATCTCACTATATATATGCGTgttaataattttcattaaaattcCTTGGCAGAACAAAGAAAGTTAAAAAGCTCtttatttcatatatatattaatataaaaaaatacaattatgcagaaaaagaaatgctcttttttttatttaaaaaaagagctAATAAATGGCCAAGGCCTTGATTTGGTGCAGAAAAATTGATCAAGCATCCATGACAAGACATGACCCATATACAATTATGCAGCTTTATGGTGATGAACCTCAACTGTTAGGGCTCCATGTACATATACGTACTCCCTATCTGTAAAGGTCTTCGTGTTAATTAACTGGagttaatttatatatacacacacacacaccccaGAAATAACCATTTAGgttaaaactcaaaattgaaaagagagTGGCTCAGATTCCAGAAGATCTTCTGCTAAGAGAAGGAGATGAGTTAAAAATTTCCTGGCCAAGCTCCTTGATCTTGTTAAGAAGTAGTGTTTGCTCAGTCTCAAGTTGAACCATGTACTCTTCTTGTGTATCCTCCAGGGCTTCTAACTCACTCATTGCTGTTGACAGCCCTTCAAGATTGCCATCCTCAATTAGAGACTGAAACTTCATCATCATTTGTTTCATCTGACCAAACTCACAAGTgtcagaaagaaagaaaaaaaagctgtTGGAAGTCGTTTCGTAAAAATTCTAAGAATCTAGCAATGGAAAACAAGTATTCTCACCTCACTAGAGATTTTGTGTGCTTTATTTATAGATGGTTCAGAATCTAAACTCGATCTTTTCTCCAACTCTGGGACTCTTCTTGTGACCTGAACATGGATCTCCCCCCTTTTCACACCCTGAAGGGGTATCCACTTGTCTGACATCTGGTTTGGAGGCAATCTCTGATATTCCACGACACAGTCACCTATACTTGACGTCGGTAGTAATGCATTGTGGTCTTTCACATGCAAGAGTAGGGGACTGCCATCATCAGGGAATTCCAGGGTCTGATTCCAGTGGGGATTTAGAGTTTTGTACATAACCTGCAAGGCAAGACATCAAGCATCTAGAAGAGACCTTTCCTtctgttcttttatttttctttttgggaccAATAGCAAAGTAATAAGAGATCacaaagaacataaaaaagaTCATCACTATGAATGTGATTGCTCAAacctttgttcttttcttcaagTTCCCATATTGAACCCTCACATACGGATCACTTGTCCCTCTCAGATCAGCAGCAATAAGGTCTTTTGCTTCAATGAGAACAAGTTCAACCCAACCATTATTTGAACCCGCAGCCTGAACATGCCAAGAAGAGGAGCAAAGGAACAGAACCAAATTAAACAAGACACAGTATAGCAGAACAATCTAGCCACCAACACACTGATAATAGCAGTAACATTGATCCACACACATATGAATGAGCAAACAGACTGAAACATTATGTTCCCATACCCTTGATCCTTCAGAGCCTTCAACTCTGACTGCTTCTATTTGAAGCCTTAATTCTCCCGAATTTACTTTTTCCAGAGGGATCCAAACGTCCCTGATTGACCCCTCTACCAGTCCCTCTAAATTAACTCGTGCACTGCCGATGCTGTCGTCACCAAATGTGTCTTCATTGTAGCATTTTATCATTAGGTATTCACCATCTCCTATctcatcaaattcaaacttcTGATTCCAGACGGGACTCAAAGCATGAGCAGTACTTGTTCTTTGGAGACTCTGAAAAGAAGGTTACCGTGCATATATAGTGTTTATaatgttaatttttaattcGCACATCCAAGGAAATTATGAAGGGAAGAGAAAAAACTACCTTTCCATATTGCAATTTAACATATGGATCGCACTTTCCAGATCTGTCTTTTGAAACAAGATCTTTTCCTTCCAAAACAGTTATGTTCACTTTCCTTCCAGTTCTTGGTAGAAAATTTGATGACCCAAAAAGTGATCTTCGTGAGCTAACAAGAGAGTTATCCACATGCGAACCATCAGAGAATTGCCATTCTTTTAGGACAAGCTTCACTGTCAACTATATGATGCATTGAGTAAAAActtgttaaaattaaagaaaaacaagagatATAGAAATCAGTcataaaactttaaaaatgtTACCTCCCCTGAATTGACCCCCTCAAACGGAACAACCAATTCAACTTCTTTTCCGCAGAACTCAGCATGCTTCGCTATCACACCAGAGTCGGGTCCTATTGCCCAGAATATTGTTGAATCATCCTCACAATACTTTATCTGCTCACAGGAAGAACAATTCAACTTAGTTCACACTCAACAAGTTGTTGACTTCTGTGCGGAGAATATATACTGAGACTAAGGGCTAGTAAGGAAAAACACTTTTTATGCATCATTAGCTAGCTGTCATGTGTTTCTTGCATTGTCAATTGGAGTCATGGATAAGTTTAAGTCACTTCTCGAAAATGACAAGCATAATTAACATTTCAGCTTCTCAACCTAAACAATTCTATTGGAAATTTGGAATGGAAATTGTGCTACCTATCCCCTTTTGTGGTAATAAATTTAACCCTACTACAGGCTTAGGAAATACAGTACATGAACAACACTCAACAAAGGTTTTTAAGCACATTTTTCAGCTTTGCATGTCGCATGTATCAAACTGTAACTCAAAAAGTACTTGTCAAAAACCACCAAGAAACAAAGACTACATATCATTGTACTGACCATGActataatttgaaaataattaaatttttgcaTCTTAAGGATAGTACCTTAATTTCACAACTCGCCAGATAGTCATACTTCACATTGTTTGGCGTACACTCGTATAGATGGAATCGAAGATTTCCTGTTTCTTCATGTAACACCATGTTAAATTTCGAATTCCAATTAGGGTTTGAGCCCAAACTCACACGTGTTTTCCTAGTTAACTCTTCAAGTTCAACCTCCACAAATGTCTGCAGATCTTTATCAACAAACTGCTCTTCTGAACTTTTATCAAATTGCCTTCTGGATGGGCTTCCTCTCAAACCATTCCTAGAAAGTTTACTTGCTGAGATGACTGTCACATATATAATGCCTCCAACGGCCTTTTTCTTTAGATTTACAGCTGGCATAGTGTGACAACGGCGGCGAGGTTCAACCATCGTCTTAACTAAGGTGTCACTAAAAAGTTTAACCTGCAGAGAAAGCAATATATTATTTGTCAAATTATCAAGCTttgcaaaaaaaatgtagCTGATGCATGGTTTTGACCATCTAAGTTTTCAATAATATAAGGTCGTATGTTTATTTACAGCCAGACTAACGTATGAACATGATACAGTTTCTTAGAGACAAAAATACCATTGTGATGGTCCCGGTGATAGAATAATTATTAGACCAAAGATTATAGAAGAAGGAGCTTTCCATGACCATTTCATGGAATGAAGCTTTGTAGAGAGGGTTATCAAATTAGTACCAAAAAGTCTTGAATAATCTTTTTAAGGAGGCAAATTCTAGAGAATTAATTCAGCTGAACTTAAGTTAATGCAGTACAAATCAACTTTCATGCTTAGGAGTCAAACCAGCCAAGAAGAAACGCCAGGAAGCTCTGTAGCAGGCAGCGATTGGCTTCCACCACTTCCAAAGGCAACTCCTATCCTCACTTCAGGAACTGACAGAAATGTGTACAAAATTGCTTTCCCATTCAAAACCGGCATCAGGAGAAGCTGCAAAAGgcaatttagtggataaatAACTACCCGAAAAAGACAACTGAAACTGCTTCCTAAACAATCAGTGCCTTCATAAACAGTAGAATATTGTAGACTCGTAGAAATATGACATTACATTCACAGAATTCCCTTTAAATACGGTATTACAAAATACATAACAGGAAGACTGCACCCAATGATCTGTAGTTTACATATCAAAAATCTTGACGAAGAATAAATAATGCATGTCTGCCTGTCTATGTAACTAGTTTCATTTGATAGAATCCTTTCAAGCTGAACTGTatgagaaaaatagaaaaggcgGCTACTTTACGTACATCACCCTTGATGTGGAGACTATTTATAACAATCCGTGCAGTCCCCATAAATGGCTTGGCAAGCTTTGCAAGCAACAAAATGCTCATATCATTTGTATCCCAGTCAAAACCCAAACGCATGATTCTCTGTCAAAATGAGCATAGACAACGTATACAAAGATGTCAGGAATTTAGTACTGATATATCAATATCCTTGCTTCAAGAATAAATATGAACCACTGAGCAGATGTAAAACAGTATAGTTCAAGACAAAACACTACATAAGAATCATGCTCAATAAAGTTTgataaagaaaatagaaaccaAACCTGATCACCTGAAGTGGACCAACGAGTCCCATGGAGACCCAAGCTAGGCGGGGATGAACCTAATGAAAACTCCTGCAATTCAACTCTTTCCTACATGAAAAATGGTCATTCTTTAGTTACTCTTCAAATATAGCATATAGTACGGATGAATTCaaaggttcaaatttttataaacaaacaaaggaATAGATTACTTACTATAAGCCTTGATTTTCTGTGCTTCAACCGTTTCTGCACAAAAGAAACTTATACAATTAGCTTGATCCATTGACAAAATTTGTCTCTGTGCATGTTCAATGGACAAACTGAGACGTCCTATTAAAAGCACAAAAGGGCAACGATAATGACCAAAACTTCTTTCAGCATTATAAGCATTCAGTTACTGAATTCAAATGACATTTAGGAAAATATACAATCAAGGAGTATCTGAAATTTTCTGCTCTGCAAGAACATTCAGACATTGACTAGGCATAAGTGAAAATCTTAAAAACCATATTTAGCctgacataaaaataaaaggacaaGAATATTCTCACCTCAACaatggatgaaaatcttattgaAAGCTTTGGGTTCATATAGTCAGGCCATGTCTCAATCAGTAGCCTATTCAGCCATTCGCAGTGCTCCAGTGGAGTAATGGGCTATATAAATCAAAAGGATCacaaagagaaaattcagCTTTGATAAGCTAAAATTTCAtacaagaaaagggaaaaaaatgagAACAAATACGGCACCGAGGTGTTCAGTATGActctcttccatttcttgttCAAGTCTTCAACCAGTATCCGACGCTGATAATTCCCATACT
This genomic interval carries:
- the LOC18778112 gene encoding synaptotagmin-4, producing the protein MSRRKVRGLSVEDAVEFFNYVMEEKPFLPFLIPLVLFAWGIERWVFSFSNWVPLAVAVWATIQYGNYQRRILVEDLNKKWKRVILNTSPITPLEHCEWLNRLLIETWPDYMNPKLSIRFSSIVEKRLKHRKSRLIERVELQEFSLGSSPPSLGLHGTRWSTSGDQRIMRLGFDWDTNDMSILLLAKLAKPFMGTARIVINSLHIKGDLLLMPVLNGKAILYTFLSVPEVRIGVAFGSGGSQSLPATELPGVSSWLVKLFSDTLVKTMVEPRRRCHTMPAVNLKKKAVGGIIYVTVISASKLSRNGLRGSPSRRQFDKSSEEQFVDKDLQTFVEVELEELTRKTRVSLGSNPNWNSKFNMVLHEETGNLRFHLYECTPNNVKYDYLASCEIKIKYCEDDSTIFWAIGPDSGVIAKHAEFCGKEVELVVPFEGVNSGELTVKLVLKEWQFSDGSHVDNSLVSSRRSLFGSSNFLPRTGRKVNITVLEGKDLVSKDRSGKCDPYVKLQYGKSLQRTSTAHALSPVWNQKFEFDEIGDGEYLMIKCYNEDTFGDDSIGSARVNLEGLVEGSIRDVWIPLEKVNSGELRLQIEAVRVEGSEGSRAAGSNNGWVELVLIEAKDLIAADLRGTSDPYVRVQYGNLKKRTKVMYKTLNPHWNQTLEFPDDGSPLLLHVKDHNALLPTSSIGDCVVEYQRLPPNQMSDKWIPLQGVKRGEIHVQVTRRVPELEKRSSLDSEPSINKAHKISSEMKQMMMKFQSLIEDGNLEGLSTAMSELEALEDTQEEYMVQLETEQTLLLNKIKELGQEIFNSSPSLSRRSSGI